Proteins encoded within one genomic window of Flavobacterium oreochromis:
- a CDS encoding sensor histidine kinase, whose amino-acid sequence MFNSLNNIRGLILENPSKSREMLTRLSEMLRYSLTKNDINKIVLEEEIEMVGNYIALSKIQLEDRLEYITEIESDTLQFSIPPMIVQMLVENAVKHGVSNIKEGGIVKLISSIIKNELHLIVENTGFLKKNSTSTQIGVKNIKERLFLLYGNRATFEIIEKNNIVKAKVVIPI is encoded by the coding sequence ATGTTTAATAGTTTAAATAATATTCGTGGACTAATTCTTGAAAACCCTTCGAAATCTAGAGAAATGTTAACTAGGTTGTCAGAAATGTTACGTTATTCTTTAACTAAAAATGATATCAATAAAATTGTATTAGAAGAAGAAATAGAAATGGTTGGTAATTATATAGCTCTTTCTAAAATACAATTAGAAGATAGGTTAGAATATATAACAGAAATAGAATCTGATACTTTACAGTTTTCTATTCCACCTATGATCGTGCAAATGTTAGTTGAAAATGCGGTAAAACATGGTGTCTCAAATATAAAAGAGGGAGGGATTGTAAAATTAATTTCAAGTATTATAAAAAATGAGCTTCATTTAATTGTTGAAAATACAGGTTTTCTAAAAAAAAATAGTACTTCTACTCAAATAGGCGTTAAAAATATAAAAGAAAGGCTTTTTCTTTTATATGGTAATAGAGCTACTTTTGAAATTATAGAAAAAAATAACATTGTAAAAGCTAAAGTTGTAATTCCTATTTGA